Part of the Caldanaerobius fijiensis DSM 17918 genome is shown below.
AGCTAAGTAAAAATGGGGGGATTAAATGAATTCAAGCATTATTAAAAGGATTTTAGATATAATCATGTCATCACTTCTTTTAATTATATTATCTCCATTATTACTAATAATTGCAGTTATTGTTTACTTAGCAATGGGTTCCCCAATCTTGTATCGTCAGACTCGGCCTGGTTTAAAGGGTAAGCCATTTAAGATTTATAAGTTCAGGACTATGAACGATAAAAGAGATAAAGAGGGTAACTTGTTACCTGATGAAGAGAGATTGACAAAGATAGGTAGATTGCTTAGGAGTACAAGCCTTGATGAATTACCAGAACTATTTAATGTGTTAAAAGGAGATATGAGTCTTGTTGGTCCAAGACCATTGCTTATGGAGTACCTAAATTATTATACAGAAGAGCAGATGAGGCGCCATGATGTTAGACCGGGTATAACTGGTTGGGCACAGATTAATGGAAGAAATAATCTATCATGGGAAGAAAAATTTAAACTGGATGTATGGTATGTTGACCACTGGAATTTGTTACTCGATTTTAAGATTTTGTTTATTACGATAAAAAAAGTTATAACAAGAGAAGGCATATCAGCGGAAGGATATGCCACGATGCCCAAGTTTACGGGAAATAACAATAACTGTGGGGGATGATTGAGATATTAAGGCAAATAGCTATTATAGGTGCAGGTGGAGTAGGTAAAGAAGTCGCATTGCTTATTGAGGAAATAAATAATATTAAACCAACATGGGATTTAATTGGTTTTATAGATGATAATAAGGATTTACACGGCAAATATATTAATGGAATAAAGGTATTGGGTGGGATTGACTATTTAAGTAATAATGCCGACAATATATTTGTTATATGTGCTATCGCTGATTATAAAATTAAAAAAAGTATTGTATCTAAATTAGAAAATTATAATGTGGAATATGCGAATATAATACATCCATCAGTTTATATATCAAAAACTAATCTGATTGGAAAAGATGTTATAATATATCCCGGATGTATATTAACAACTAATATCAAAATAGGTAATCACGTGATTATAAGTCCAAAGTGTGGAATTGGACATGAAGCTTATATTGATGATTATGTATCATTGTTATGGGATGTAAATGTGGCAGGAAATGTTAGGATAAATGAAGGTTGTTTAATAGGTTCAAATGCCACGATAATACAAAATAAAGAGGTTGGCAAAGGCACGATTATAGGAGCAGGTGCAGTGGTGGTCGATAATATACCATCTAATTGTACTGCCGTAGGAGTACCAGCTAAGCCAATTAAATTTCACGAGGAGGCTAAATAAATGAATGTACCTTTAGCGAGGCCAGATATCACGCAGAGGGAGATAGACGCAGTAGTTGAGGTTTTGAAATCTGATATACTGAGCATAGGGCCTAAGATTGTAGAATTCGAGGAGAAAGTAGCCAAATATGTAGGTAAAAAATATGCGATAGCAGTGAATAGTGGGACAAGTGCTTTGCATTTGATAGTAAGGTCATTAGGTATTAGAGATGGGGATGAAGTTATAACAACGCCATTTACTTTTGTGGCTACGGTAAACTGCTTTTTGTACGAAAGAGCAAAGCCTGTATTTGTTGATATAGATCCTGATACGCTTAACATGGATATTGATAAAATCGAAGAAAAAATTACCGATAGAACAAAGGCGATAATGGCTGTTGATATTTTTGGCCAGCCGTTGGATATGGTGAAGATAAATGAGATAGCAAAAAAATACAATTTAAAAGTTATCGAAGATTCGTGTGAAGCACTGGGATCGGAGTATAATGGAATTAAGGCTGGAACATTATGTGATGCAGGCGCTTTTGCTTTTTATCCTAATAAACAAATAACAACGGCCGAAGGCGGTGTAATTGTTACTGATAATGAAGACATTGCACAATTAAGCAGAAGTATGAGGAGTCAAGGTAGACCGATTACAGGTTTATGGCTTGAACATGAAAGACTTGGATTTAATTACCGTTTTAGTGAATTAAATGCTGCACTGGGTATCGTTCAAATGGAGAGGATAGAGGAAATAATTAAAAAAAGAGCCAGAGTGGCCGAAAAATATAATGAAAGGCTAAAAAATCTAGATGGAGTTAAAATCCCTTACATAGCTCCACAAGTTAATAAGATGAGCTGGTTTATTTATGTTATAAGATTAGACAAAAACATAGATAGAAACAAGGTAATGCAATATTTGATTAATAATGGAATAGGATGCAGGCCTTATTTTACTCCTGTTCACTTGCAGCCGTATATAAAAGAAATGACAGGCTATAAAGAAGGAGATTTTCCAGTGACAGAATCAGTAGCAAAATCAACAATCGCTTTGCCATTTTTTAATAAAATAACGAATGAGCAGATAGATTATGTGGTGGAGAAGTTAAGAGAGGCTATAAACCTCTTTGGTAAATAATAGGGAGATGTTCATATGTGGAGAAATAAAAGAAAAGTTTCACTGTTAATAATAGATACGTTATTATTGAATATAGCGTATTTTTTCTCTTTTTATTTACGATTTGATTACAATATTCCATACCAATATTTTATCGTGTATGAAAAGTCTTTTTATTTGGTTACTCTCATCAGTATTGTTACATTTATATTTTTTAAGCAATACAATAAAATCTGGAGATATGCAAATTTAAGGGATATTATGGAATTAATGGTAGTTACGACTATAAGCAGCGGTATGTCATCATTGGTATTATTTTTGCTAGAGATACATTTGCCTCGTTCTATTTATCCGTTATATTGGTTTTTAAGTATTATATTGATAACTAGTAGTCGTATTTTATATGGAAATTACATGAATTATAACAATAATTCGCTAAAAAATGTTGCGCACAAAAAAGTCTTGATTATTGGTGCTGGAAGTGCAGGTCGAATGCTCATAAGGGAGCTAAAAAATCACCCTGAAATCGGCATGAAACCGGTAGCAATACTTGATGACGATAAATCTAAATTGTATAGAAGCATTGATGGGATACCCGTTATGGGCAAGATCGATGACATACAGGATATTATCAATGAAAAAGAAATTAACGAGGTTATATTTGCTATTCCTTCTGCTCCTAAATCTTTATTAAAAAAAGTTATTGACAAGTGCAGTGAAATACATATAAAAGTTAAAACATTACCTGGGATATATGAACTGGTAGACGGAACTGTATCGGTTAATAATATAAGGGATGTGGACATAAACGATTTATTGAGGCGAGAACCAGTTAAGGTAAATTTAGATGAGATGAGTAGTTACATTAAAGATAAAAAAGTAATGATTACAGGTGGGGGAGGCTCTATTGGATCCGAACTTTGCAGACAGGTAGCGAGATTTTCACCATCACATTTGATTATTTTAGATATATATGAAAATAATATGTACGATGTACAACAGGAATTAAAAAGAAAATATCCAAACCTTAATATGAGCTGTATTATAGCAAGTATAAGAGATGAAAAGAGAATCAGTAATATCTTTAAAAAGTACAAACCCGATATAGTTTTTCATGCGGCTGCTCATAAACATGTTCCTCTTATGGAAGATAACCCTCAAGAAGCGATAAAAAATAATGTCTACGGGACGCTCAATCTTGTAAAATACGCTGATTTACATAATGTAAAGAAGTTTGTTATGATATCCACAGACAAGGCGGTAAATCCTACGAGCATCATGGGAGCGACAAAGAGAATATGTGAAATGATAATTCAGTCATTTGACAAGAAAAGCAATACAGAATTTGTTGCAGTAAGATTTGGCAATGTATTGGGCAGTAATGGCAGTGTGATACCATTATTTAAAAAGCAGATAGCCGAAGGTGGGCCGGTGACTGTAACCCATGAAGAGGTTAAAAGGTATTTTATGACAATACCCGAGGCTGTACAACTGGTAATCCAGGCGGGCGCCCTTGCCAAAGGTGGAGAGATATTTGTGCTGGATATGGGTGAACCAGTCAAGATTATAGATTTAGCGAGGGATTTAATACGCTTGTCAGGTTTTGAACCCGATGTGGATATTCCCATAATAATAACAGGCTTAAGGCCGGGAGAAAAGTTATTTGAAGAACTGCTTTTATCGGAAGATAAGTATGCTTCCACAAAGCACGATAAAATTTTTATTGAAAAGCCGGTTTTTGATGATTACGATGGATTGATGCTTTTACTAGAGAAATATAGAACCACTATAGATGATATGAATGTAGATCAAGTCAAAGCTTTTATAAAAAGACTTGTACCTGAATATAATCCATCGCATGTTAAAACCATAGAGGAAATCGCAGCAACGGAAGATATACTTGGCGACGCAACAAATGATGTATGAGACGATAAAAAGACTTAGTTTGTATAAATGTAATATATTAGAGCAAGTATTACAAGCCAAAGCAAACCACTTAATAATAAACCATTAATCAAACCAATAAAAAAATTATTATCCTCCATGTTATATTATCGCTCCTAATTCTGTAGATTAATGTATATTATAACCATTTTAAATATAGATATACACGAAAGACAAAAGAGGTTATTCCAGAGACGAGATTAAGAATATAAAGAATGTGAATAATATTAATCTGGTTGTGAGGAATGTTTATTATGAAAAAATATTTTAGAGATCCAATCTATAACTTCATAATAATAGATGATAAGTGGATTTTAGATTTGATAAACAGTAAAGAATTTCAGAGATTGCGACAAATAAGGCAACTTGGTACATCGGAAGTTACATATTATGGCGCAAACCATACCAGATTTTCACATTCTATAGGTACTATGTATTTAATGGACAGAGCACTATCTCAATTAAAAAATGTAATTAATATAGATGACGAAATGAGGAAGATAGGATTAGCTGCAGCCTTATTACATGATATCGGACATGGACCATTTTCCCATGTATTTGAAAAAATAATAGGCACAAAACATGAACAATGGACAATTAACATTATTCTTGGCGATACTGAGGTAAATAGGATTTTAAGAGGTATTGATGAAACCTTTCCACAAAAAGTTGCTAACGTAATTAAGAAAGAGTATGAACATAAGTATCTGAGTTATTTGTTATCAAGTCAACTCGATGTAGATAGAATGGATTATTTACTAAGAGATAGCTATTATGTAGGTGTAAAATATGGGCTATTTGATGTAGATATGCTTATAAAGTCTTTGTTAGTGAACAATGATAATGTAGTTGTGGATTATAAAGGATTATATGCGGTGGAACAATATGTGTATGCCAGGCATTATATGTATTGGCAGGTATACTATCATAAAACTACTAGAGGATACGAATTGTTGCTGCAGAATATTTTGAAGAGAGCAAAATACTTATAT
Proteins encoded:
- a CDS encoding sugar transferase encodes the protein MNSSIIKRILDIIMSSLLLIILSPLLLIIAVIVYLAMGSPILYRQTRPGLKGKPFKIYKFRTMNDKRDKEGNLLPDEERLTKIGRLLRSTSLDELPELFNVLKGDMSLVGPRPLLMEYLNYYTEEQMRRHDVRPGITGWAQINGRNNLSWEEKFKLDVWYVDHWNLLLDFKILFITIKKVITREGISAEGYATMPKFTGNNNNCGG
- a CDS encoding acetyltransferase, translated to MIEILRQIAIIGAGGVGKEVALLIEEINNIKPTWDLIGFIDDNKDLHGKYINGIKVLGGIDYLSNNADNIFVICAIADYKIKKSIVSKLENYNVEYANIIHPSVYISKTNLIGKDVIIYPGCILTTNIKIGNHVIISPKCGIGHEAYIDDYVSLLWDVNVAGNVRINEGCLIGSNATIIQNKEVGKGTIIGAGAVVVDNIPSNCTAVGVPAKPIKFHEEAK
- a CDS encoding DegT/DnrJ/EryC1/StrS family aminotransferase is translated as MNVPLARPDITQREIDAVVEVLKSDILSIGPKIVEFEEKVAKYVGKKYAIAVNSGTSALHLIVRSLGIRDGDEVITTPFTFVATVNCFLYERAKPVFVDIDPDTLNMDIDKIEEKITDRTKAIMAVDIFGQPLDMVKINEIAKKYNLKVIEDSCEALGSEYNGIKAGTLCDAGAFAFYPNKQITTAEGGVIVTDNEDIAQLSRSMRSQGRPITGLWLEHERLGFNYRFSELNAALGIVQMERIEEIIKKRARVAEKYNERLKNLDGVKIPYIAPQVNKMSWFIYVIRLDKNIDRNKVMQYLINNGIGCRPYFTPVHLQPYIKEMTGYKEGDFPVTESVAKSTIALPFFNKITNEQIDYVVEKLREAINLFGK
- a CDS encoding polysaccharide biosynthesis protein, with the translated sequence MWRNKRKVSLLIIDTLLLNIAYFFSFYLRFDYNIPYQYFIVYEKSFYLVTLISIVTFIFFKQYNKIWRYANLRDIMELMVVTTISSGMSSLVLFLLEIHLPRSIYPLYWFLSIILITSSRILYGNYMNYNNNSLKNVAHKKVLIIGAGSAGRMLIRELKNHPEIGMKPVAILDDDKSKLYRSIDGIPVMGKIDDIQDIINEKEINEVIFAIPSAPKSLLKKVIDKCSEIHIKVKTLPGIYELVDGTVSVNNIRDVDINDLLRREPVKVNLDEMSSYIKDKKVMITGGGGSIGSELCRQVARFSPSHLIILDIYENNMYDVQQELKRKYPNLNMSCIIASIRDEKRISNIFKKYKPDIVFHAAAHKHVPLMEDNPQEAIKNNVYGTLNLVKYADLHNVKKFVMISTDKAVNPTSIMGATKRICEMIIQSFDKKSNTEFVAVRFGNVLGSNGSVIPLFKKQIAEGGPVTVTHEEVKRYFMTIPEAVQLVIQAGALAKGGEIFVLDMGEPVKIIDLARDLIRLSGFEPDVDIPIIITGLRPGEKLFEELLLSEDKYASTKHDKIFIEKPVFDDYDGLMLLLEKYRTTIDDMNVDQVKAFIKRLVPEYNPSHVKTIEEIAATEDILGDATNDV
- a CDS encoding HD domain-containing protein — encoded protein: MKKYFRDPIYNFIIIDDKWILDLINSKEFQRLRQIRQLGTSEVTYYGANHTRFSHSIGTMYLMDRALSQLKNVINIDDEMRKIGLAAALLHDIGHGPFSHVFEKIIGTKHEQWTINIILGDTEVNRILRGIDETFPQKVANVIKKEYEHKYLSYLLSSQLDVDRMDYLLRDSYYVGVKYGLFDVDMLIKSLLVNNDNVVVDYKGLYAVEQYVYARHYMYWQVYYHKTTRGYELLLQNILKRAKYLYEQNSLDIKIDVLTPIFKNENINVNDYIRLNDSVILYAILLWKDSTDRILSDLCCKYLYRDLYKAYELKQSVPISLDRIREKLNSQGMDDEYYLALDRPSNVTYDYYVEGEEGEKPPILINNKGKIRSITRFSDSIRAISGNQGIKYYLYFPRNNYEGVNICDDIIKYLDEYLEGLE